CCCTTTTCTCTCGCCTCCTTCCTCTGCCGCTCCTTTGAGTCCATCCACGCCCTAACGAACGCCTCCAGCGCCTCCGGTGGCAGGTTGGCCAGCGATGCACCCCTGGCCAGCCGCAGGTATGGAAAGCCCTTCTTGCTCTCTTCACGGACGAAGTCCTGCATGTCGGGGGGGAGCTTGGAGAGCCAGGGGGGATCGGCTGCTCCCTCACGGTCCATCAGGTAATCCACAGAAACCCCGAAGAAGTCAGCAATCCTTTGCAGCATCTCGGGGTCGGGGGACCTATTGCCCCCTTCGTACATGGCAATCGTACTCTGGGCGACGCCGAGCAGCTTCGCCAACTCCCGTTGCGACAGGTCCCTTTGCCTCCGCAGTTAGGCCAGTCTAGTCCCCAGCTTTGTCAACCGTGATTCACCACGCTGAAGATAACACGAACTGTGATAGGGCTCAAGTCTGATCACGACTCGTGACAAATTCATCACCTACCCCCTTGACTGATCACGAATCGCGATTATAATAGAGGCAGGAAGGGTGATCACGAATCGTGAGCAATCCAAACCTGCAAATGAAACGCTTGAGGACCGAACGAGGTCTAACTCAGGCTGAAGTGGCTCGGCACTTGGGGATAAGGCAGAGCACATATGCGATGATCGAAGCAGGTCACCGGTTCCCTCGACCGGCACTGGCCAAGGCTCTGGCCGATTTCTTCCAGTCAACGGTCGACGACCTTTTCTTTGCCCGTGGTGATCACAAAATGCAATCGCAACTACCGAGTCAAGGAAAGCAAACCGACTGCGAGATAGCCGCCTGCCAGTGAGGTGAGTACCGTGGCCGAATCCTTGCCCGACATCCTCAACGTTGATCAGGCCGCACAGTTTCTCCACGTAAGCCGCAACACGGCTTACGAACTGGTCCGCCGCGGCGTCTTACCGCATGCCCACGTGGGCCGACGCATCGTGCTATCCCGGCAGCAGCTCGTGCAGTGGGTGGAGTCGGGTGGCGGCTCAAAGGACCACCTCCTGGGAATCCATCATTCCGCTAACGATCATGCCCGGGCTCAGACCGGAAGGCAAGTTGTACCGTTCCGGCGGAAGCGCGCCCGGGCGTGACTGTATTTCAGCGAGGAAGGGGGTGAGGGCATGAGCAGGATTGGAGCGGCACTCAGGCAGGCCAGGCTGGCCCGGGGGTTCCGCCAACAGGACATCTGCCG
This genomic window from Bacillota bacterium contains:
- a CDS encoding helix-turn-helix transcriptional regulator, whose translation is MKRLRTERGLTQAEVARHLGIRQSTYAMIEAGHRFPRPALAKALADFFQSTVDDLFFARGDHKMQSQLPSQGKQTDCEIAACQ
- a CDS encoding helix-turn-helix domain-containing protein → MAESLPDILNVDQAAQFLHVSRNTAYELVRRGVLPHAHVGRRIVLSRQQLVQWVESGGGSKDHLLGIHHSANDHARAQTGRQVVPFRRKRARA